A single window of Hyla sarda isolate aHylSar1 chromosome 2, aHylSar1.hap1, whole genome shotgun sequence DNA harbors:
- the LOC130357602 gene encoding zona pellucida sperm-binding protein 4-like isoform X1: MVWWELVVVVCHILRALSDGSHGLQERPEVQCGMENMQIIVPPHLKGDFRIKVLRNDGKMHILGTDPSCGIWVTQKHDGSVLIGTSYDGCYVSQTDTFFVLTLAFATKQNDGKKVTVRKKMACAVQTYQDSPAPGQCDSVLRLNRLSCGNSQDSCASLGCCYDPSDVTTPCYYGNKVTASCTPDGLFSIAISRTLTRPELDLTSVQLLQSGSAECNPIRGNNFFLLYQFPVSSCGTTLKVIGDQAVYENQLVGTKVPLTWNRISITRDTTFRLLIRCSFAISGLLPLKVDVVTLPPPPPVSSEGPLSFELRISLDSTYVNYYKDPDYPVVKVLRDPVYVEVRLLQKSDPNLVLVLHQCWATQSSDPMNAIQWPILVDGCPFTSDNYMSELILVDPSSAEDFPTHYSRFDVKTFTFVDLDTQRPLSGQVYIHCSVSACVASANDNCVTVCSRSKRSVRMLRNETEAVLISSDVPIYFENSLPEAQHDQEDIYGLRIFQAKTLMNGVAIAMGIVAVILLLLTTWALRRQRKSRSVLITKSPLKEKNVYIRTICSQLE, from the exons ATGGTGTGGTGGGAGCTGGTGGTTGTGGTGTGCCATATACTAAGGGCTTTATCTGATGGTAGCCATGGCCTGCAAGAGCGACCAGAGGTACAATGTGGGATGGAGAACATGCAGATCATTGTGCCGCCGCACCTGAAGGGAGACTTCAGGATAAAGGTTTTAC gtaatgatggaaaaatgcacattttgggaACTGACCCGTCTTGTGGTATTTGGGTGACTCAGAAACATGACGGCTCTGTTCTCATTGGAACATCCTATGATGGCTGCTATGTGTCTCAAACG GACACCTTCTTTGTATTGACTCTTGCTTTTGCTACAAAACAAAATGATGGAAAGAAAGTCACTGTGAGGAAGAAGATGGCTTGTGCAGTGCAAACCT ACCAGGACTCTCCCGCCCCGGGCCAGTGTGACTCTGTCCTAAGGCTGAACAGACTGAGCTGTGGAAATTCTCAGGACTCCTGTGCAAGTTTAGGCTGCTGTTATGACCCCTCCGATGTGACTACGCCATGCTACTATggcaacaaag TGACCGCTAGCTGTACACCAGATGGCCTCTTCTCAATCGCCATTTCCAGGACCTTGACCAGACCAGAACTGGACCTGACCTCTGTGCAATTGCTCCAAAGTGGCAGTGCAGAATGTAACCCAATAAGAGGAAATAACTTCTTCCTGCTCTATCAGTTCCCGGTTTCTTCTTGTGGAACCACATTAAAG GTGATTGGAGATCAGGCGGTTTATGAGAATCAGCTGGTGGGTACCAAAGTCCCCCTGACATGGAATAGAATATCAATTACAAGAGACACCACCTTCAG ATTATTGATTCGCTGTAGTTTTGCCATCAGTGGCCTCCTCCCCTTGAAAGTAGATGTAGTGACGCTACCACCACCACCGCCTGTGTCTAGTGAGGGACCTCTTAGCTTTGAGCTAAGAATCAGCTTAG ATTCCACATATGTGAATTATTATAAAGACCCAGACTATCCTGTGGTTAAAGTACTGAGGGACCCAGTATATGTGGAAGTCAGACTACTTCAAAAATCTGACCCAAACCTTGTCCTTGTCCTACACCAGTGCTGGGCCACACAATCCTCTGACCCTATGAATGCCATTCAGTGGCCAATACTAGTTGATGG GTGTCCATTTACCAGTGATAACTACATGTCGGAGCTGATTCTTGTTGACCCAAGTTCTGCTGAAGATTTCCCTACTCATTACTCCCGGTTCGATGTGAAGACTTTTACCTTTGTGGATCTGGACACCCAGCGACCTCTTTCAGGACAG GTATACATCCACTGCAGTGTCTCAGCCTGTGTCGCCTCTGCCAATGACAACTGTGTTACTGTGTGCTCTAGGA GCAAAAGGTCTGTTCGGATGTTAAGGAATGAGACTGAAGCAGTCCTGATATCCTCAGATGTTCCTATCTACTTTGAGAACTCTCTGCCGGAGGCACAGCATGACCAAGAAG ACATCTATGGACTCAGGATTTTCCAGGCAAAGACTCTAATGAATGGAGTGGCCATAGCCATGGGGATTGTAGCAgtcattcttctgttgctgacaACATGGGCTCTGCGCAGACAGCGGAAATCCAGATCTGTTCTGATCACAAAGTCTCCTCTAAAGGAAAAGAATGTGTATATCAGGACAATATGTAGCCAActggaataa
- the LOC130357602 gene encoding zona pellucida sperm-binding protein 4-like isoform X2, translating to MTLQLFEPKDTFFVLTLAFATKQNDGKKVTVRKKMACAVQTYQDSPAPGQCDSVLRLNRLSCGNSQDSCASLGCCYDPSDVTTPCYYGNKVTASCTPDGLFSIAISRTLTRPELDLTSVQLLQSGSAECNPIRGNNFFLLYQFPVSSCGTTLKVIGDQAVYENQLVGTKVPLTWNRISITRDTTFRLLIRCSFAISGLLPLKVDVVTLPPPPPVSSEGPLSFELRISLDSTYVNYYKDPDYPVVKVLRDPVYVEVRLLQKSDPNLVLVLHQCWATQSSDPMNAIQWPILVDGCPFTSDNYMSELILVDPSSAEDFPTHYSRFDVKTFTFVDLDTQRPLSGQVYIHCSVSACVASANDNCVTVCSRSKRSVRMLRNETEAVLISSDVPIYFENSLPEAQHDQEDIYGLRIFQAKTLMNGVAIAMGIVAVILLLLTTWALRRQRKSRSVLITKSPLKEKNVYIRTICSQLE from the exons ATGACATTACAGCTTTTTGAAccaaaa GACACCTTCTTTGTATTGACTCTTGCTTTTGCTACAAAACAAAATGATGGAAAGAAAGTCACTGTGAGGAAGAAGATGGCTTGTGCAGTGCAAACCT ACCAGGACTCTCCCGCCCCGGGCCAGTGTGACTCTGTCCTAAGGCTGAACAGACTGAGCTGTGGAAATTCTCAGGACTCCTGTGCAAGTTTAGGCTGCTGTTATGACCCCTCCGATGTGACTACGCCATGCTACTATggcaacaaag TGACCGCTAGCTGTACACCAGATGGCCTCTTCTCAATCGCCATTTCCAGGACCTTGACCAGACCAGAACTGGACCTGACCTCTGTGCAATTGCTCCAAAGTGGCAGTGCAGAATGTAACCCAATAAGAGGAAATAACTTCTTCCTGCTCTATCAGTTCCCGGTTTCTTCTTGTGGAACCACATTAAAG GTGATTGGAGATCAGGCGGTTTATGAGAATCAGCTGGTGGGTACCAAAGTCCCCCTGACATGGAATAGAATATCAATTACAAGAGACACCACCTTCAG ATTATTGATTCGCTGTAGTTTTGCCATCAGTGGCCTCCTCCCCTTGAAAGTAGATGTAGTGACGCTACCACCACCACCGCCTGTGTCTAGTGAGGGACCTCTTAGCTTTGAGCTAAGAATCAGCTTAG ATTCCACATATGTGAATTATTATAAAGACCCAGACTATCCTGTGGTTAAAGTACTGAGGGACCCAGTATATGTGGAAGTCAGACTACTTCAAAAATCTGACCCAAACCTTGTCCTTGTCCTACACCAGTGCTGGGCCACACAATCCTCTGACCCTATGAATGCCATTCAGTGGCCAATACTAGTTGATGG GTGTCCATTTACCAGTGATAACTACATGTCGGAGCTGATTCTTGTTGACCCAAGTTCTGCTGAAGATTTCCCTACTCATTACTCCCGGTTCGATGTGAAGACTTTTACCTTTGTGGATCTGGACACCCAGCGACCTCTTTCAGGACAG GTATACATCCACTGCAGTGTCTCAGCCTGTGTCGCCTCTGCCAATGACAACTGTGTTACTGTGTGCTCTAGGA GCAAAAGGTCTGTTCGGATGTTAAGGAATGAGACTGAAGCAGTCCTGATATCCTCAGATGTTCCTATCTACTTTGAGAACTCTCTGCCGGAGGCACAGCATGACCAAGAAG ACATCTATGGACTCAGGATTTTCCAGGCAAAGACTCTAATGAATGGAGTGGCCATAGCCATGGGGATTGTAGCAgtcattcttctgttgctgacaACATGGGCTCTGCGCAGACAGCGGAAATCCAGATCTGTTCTGATCACAAAGTCTCCTCTAAAGGAAAAGAATGTGTATATCAGGACAATATGTAGCCAActggaataa
- the LOC130357602 gene encoding zona pellucida sperm-binding protein 4-like isoform X3: MKDTFFVLTLAFATKQNDGKKVTVRKKMACAVQTYQDSPAPGQCDSVLRLNRLSCGNSQDSCASLGCCYDPSDVTTPCYYGNKVTASCTPDGLFSIAISRTLTRPELDLTSVQLLQSGSAECNPIRGNNFFLLYQFPVSSCGTTLKVIGDQAVYENQLVGTKVPLTWNRISITRDTTFRLLIRCSFAISGLLPLKVDVVTLPPPPPVSSEGPLSFELRISLDSTYVNYYKDPDYPVVKVLRDPVYVEVRLLQKSDPNLVLVLHQCWATQSSDPMNAIQWPILVDGCPFTSDNYMSELILVDPSSAEDFPTHYSRFDVKTFTFVDLDTQRPLSGQVYIHCSVSACVASANDNCVTVCSRSKRSVRMLRNETEAVLISSDVPIYFENSLPEAQHDQEDIYGLRIFQAKTLMNGVAIAMGIVAVILLLLTTWALRRQRKSRSVLITKSPLKEKNVYIRTICSQLE, from the exons atgaaa GACACCTTCTTTGTATTGACTCTTGCTTTTGCTACAAAACAAAATGATGGAAAGAAAGTCACTGTGAGGAAGAAGATGGCTTGTGCAGTGCAAACCT ACCAGGACTCTCCCGCCCCGGGCCAGTGTGACTCTGTCCTAAGGCTGAACAGACTGAGCTGTGGAAATTCTCAGGACTCCTGTGCAAGTTTAGGCTGCTGTTATGACCCCTCCGATGTGACTACGCCATGCTACTATggcaacaaag TGACCGCTAGCTGTACACCAGATGGCCTCTTCTCAATCGCCATTTCCAGGACCTTGACCAGACCAGAACTGGACCTGACCTCTGTGCAATTGCTCCAAAGTGGCAGTGCAGAATGTAACCCAATAAGAGGAAATAACTTCTTCCTGCTCTATCAGTTCCCGGTTTCTTCTTGTGGAACCACATTAAAG GTGATTGGAGATCAGGCGGTTTATGAGAATCAGCTGGTGGGTACCAAAGTCCCCCTGACATGGAATAGAATATCAATTACAAGAGACACCACCTTCAG ATTATTGATTCGCTGTAGTTTTGCCATCAGTGGCCTCCTCCCCTTGAAAGTAGATGTAGTGACGCTACCACCACCACCGCCTGTGTCTAGTGAGGGACCTCTTAGCTTTGAGCTAAGAATCAGCTTAG ATTCCACATATGTGAATTATTATAAAGACCCAGACTATCCTGTGGTTAAAGTACTGAGGGACCCAGTATATGTGGAAGTCAGACTACTTCAAAAATCTGACCCAAACCTTGTCCTTGTCCTACACCAGTGCTGGGCCACACAATCCTCTGACCCTATGAATGCCATTCAGTGGCCAATACTAGTTGATGG GTGTCCATTTACCAGTGATAACTACATGTCGGAGCTGATTCTTGTTGACCCAAGTTCTGCTGAAGATTTCCCTACTCATTACTCCCGGTTCGATGTGAAGACTTTTACCTTTGTGGATCTGGACACCCAGCGACCTCTTTCAGGACAG GTATACATCCACTGCAGTGTCTCAGCCTGTGTCGCCTCTGCCAATGACAACTGTGTTACTGTGTGCTCTAGGA GCAAAAGGTCTGTTCGGATGTTAAGGAATGAGACTGAAGCAGTCCTGATATCCTCAGATGTTCCTATCTACTTTGAGAACTCTCTGCCGGAGGCACAGCATGACCAAGAAG ACATCTATGGACTCAGGATTTTCCAGGCAAAGACTCTAATGAATGGAGTGGCCATAGCCATGGGGATTGTAGCAgtcattcttctgttgctgacaACATGGGCTCTGCGCAGACAGCGGAAATCCAGATCTGTTCTGATCACAAAGTCTCCTCTAAAGGAAAAGAATGTGTATATCAGGACAATATGTAGCCAActggaataa